Genomic DNA from Haloplanus aerogenes:
GGAGATTTTTCGATTGAAGCTAAAGGACGGCCAGTTAGATCACAGGGTATTCTTCGACTTGGATGGCGGTGAAGTCGTAATACTGGGAGTCGAACACCGAGATCAAGCGTACACACCCGAGTCCATCAAGAGAATCAAGTCCCGGCTCTGAATCCTCCGAGACCAACATACAGTAGTAAGTCGTTA
This window encodes:
- a CDS encoding type II toxin-antitoxin system RelE family toxin — translated: MKINWLEEARNDLQRFEKSVRDEIAVRVGQLENNPLGENTSLFSKQGMEIFRLKLKDGQLDHRVFFDLDGGEVVILGVEHRDQAYTPESIKRIKSRL